A DNA window from Borrelia sp. HM contains the following coding sequences:
- a CDS encoding tetratricopeptide repeat protein, translated as MINKSLCLKIIFILLSGFLTLINAQEKEDSLLLYKQGKFQEAIINTQEELKHKPKNLDARAILIWSLIASGEYKKAELESIKGLDINKYDPRIIQTLGEAYFFQGQYKNALKYFQKYISLAPNGARIVKVYILIADSFYKLERYNEADFSYENALRFLPNNQNILLKLAKSRLNAKNKALAKDTLTKLLTLNPNHLEAKKLLEKIEKK; from the coding sequence ATGATAAATAAAAGCCTTTGTTTAAAAATAATTTTTATTTTACTTTCGGGCTTCTTAACCCTAATAAACGCACAAGAAAAAGAGGATTCTCTTTTACTATACAAACAAGGTAAATTTCAAGAAGCAATTATAAATACTCAAGAAGAACTAAAACATAAGCCAAAAAATCTAGATGCAAGAGCAATACTTATATGGAGCCTAATAGCATCAGGCGAATATAAAAAAGCTGAGCTAGAATCTATTAAAGGCCTTGATATAAACAAATATGATCCAAGAATAATTCAAACATTAGGAGAAGCCTATTTTTTTCAAGGACAATATAAAAATGCTTTAAAATATTTTCAAAAATATATTAGTCTGGCACCAAATGGAGCACGAATAGTCAAAGTGTATATTTTAATAGCAGATTCTTTTTATAAGCTTGAAAGATATAACGAAGCTGATTTTTCATATGAAAACGCTTTAAGATTTTTGCCAAATAATCAAAACATACTATTAAAGCTTGCCAAATCAAGACTTAATGCAAAAAATAAAGCTTTAGCAAAAGACACTTTAACAAAGTTATTAACTCTAAATCCCAATCATTTAGAAGCAAAAAAACTACTAGAAAAGATAGAAAAAAAATAA